In Mycolicibacterium mucogenicum DSM 44124, the following are encoded in one genomic region:
- a CDS encoding FHA domain-containing protein encodes MTGPAALPALTVRHDATTRTFAPGNDVVVGRDLRADFRVAHPLISRAHLMLRFDHGRWVAVDNGSLNGMYVNGQRVPAADLHDGSAVNIGNPDGPLLTFEVGQHLGPAGTPPTTSMPVTPTPSTNNRPSATWPSQQPYTPPSAAQQRYPSGPQTFSPSGPQPQYPSGPQPQYPSGPQSQYGQQPPRYPTAPQQYAPPSAPMSRPAPAGVAPEESSSPATQFGPTAVARPSENNLGTTMLKILRPGRNAEVPAGAIKIGRGTDNDIVIPDVLASRHHATLIPSPAGGAQIIDNRSINGTFVNGQRVEEAMLRDGDTVTIGNVDLVYSGGTLARRTVTTADTRTGGLEVHGLTWTIEGNKTLLNNISLDARPGTLTAVIGPSGAGKSTFSKQVAGLTHPTSGTVTFEGHDIHAEYASLRSRIGMVPQDDVVHGSLTVRQALMYAAELRLPPDTTKEDREQVVMQVLEELEMTKHLDTRVEKLSGGQRKRASVALELLTGPSLLILDEPTSGLDPALDRQVMTMLRDLADAGRVVLVVTHSLTYLDVCDQVLLLAPGGMTAFCGPPSQIGPELGTTNWADIFSSVAGDPEAAHQRFLERSGPPPPQPPAAAPADLGAPAKTSLLRQFSTIARRQVKLVLADRAYTAFLLFLPFIMGVLSLSVPGGGPNKSSVGFGKPLPAGPPDFGAAPSEPGQILVMMNVGAIFMGTALTIRALIGERAIFRREQAVGLSTTAYLAAKIAVFTAFAVVQSSIVVAITILGKGWGAGAVTNGAVIPSRNIEMFIDISMTCVAAAMTGLALSGLAKSAEQIMPLLVVAVMSQLVFSGGLIPVTGRVVLDQLSWLTPARWGFASSSSTIDLTRLVPEPLLPNDKFWHHTTGAWWFDIGALVLLSACYLGFVRWRIRLKAD; translated from the coding sequence TCGCCCCGGGAAACGATGTCGTCGTCGGCCGCGATCTGCGGGCCGACTTCCGCGTCGCCCACCCCCTGATCTCGCGCGCGCACCTGATGCTGCGTTTCGATCACGGCCGCTGGGTCGCGGTCGACAACGGCAGCCTCAACGGCATGTACGTCAACGGGCAGCGTGTCCCGGCCGCCGATCTGCACGACGGCTCGGCGGTGAACATCGGTAACCCCGACGGGCCGCTGCTGACCTTCGAGGTCGGCCAGCACCTGGGGCCCGCCGGCACGCCGCCGACGACGTCCATGCCCGTCACGCCGACGCCGTCGACCAACAACCGGCCCAGCGCGACCTGGCCGAGCCAGCAGCCGTACACGCCGCCGTCGGCGGCACAGCAGCGCTACCCGAGCGGCCCCCAGACGTTCAGCCCGTCAGGTCCACAGCCGCAGTACCCGAGCGGCCCGCAACCGCAGTATCCGAGCGGGCCGCAGTCGCAGTACGGCCAGCAGCCGCCGCGCTACCCGACGGCACCCCAGCAGTACGCGCCGCCGTCTGCGCCGATGTCCCGGCCGGCGCCGGCGGGGGTCGCTCCGGAAGAGTCGAGCTCGCCCGCCACCCAGTTCGGGCCGACCGCGGTCGCGCGGCCGAGCGAGAACAACCTCGGCACGACGATGCTCAAGATCCTGCGGCCCGGTCGTAACGCCGAGGTGCCGGCCGGAGCCATCAAGATCGGTCGCGGCACCGACAACGACATCGTCATCCCCGACGTCCTGGCCTCACGGCACCACGCCACCTTGATCCCGTCTCCGGCCGGCGGCGCGCAGATCATCGACAACCGGAGCATCAACGGCACGTTCGTCAACGGCCAGCGGGTCGAAGAGGCGATGCTCCGCGACGGCGACACCGTCACCATCGGTAACGTCGACCTCGTCTACAGCGGCGGCACTCTGGCCCGCCGCACCGTCACCACCGCCGACACCCGCACCGGCGGGCTCGAGGTCCACGGCCTGACGTGGACCATCGAGGGCAACAAGACGCTGTTGAACAACATCTCGCTGGACGCCCGCCCCGGCACGCTGACCGCGGTGATCGGCCCGTCCGGTGCCGGCAAGTCGACGTTCTCCAAGCAGGTGGCCGGCCTGACCCATCCGACCAGTGGCACCGTCACGTTCGAGGGCCACGACATCCATGCCGAGTACGCCTCGCTGCGGTCCCGAATCGGCATGGTGCCGCAGGACGACGTGGTGCACGGTTCATTGACCGTGCGGCAGGCCCTGATGTACGCCGCCGAGCTGCGGCTGCCGCCGGACACCACGAAGGAAGACCGCGAGCAGGTCGTCATGCAGGTGCTCGAAGAGCTCGAGATGACGAAGCACCTCGACACCCGCGTGGAGAAGCTCTCCGGTGGTCAGCGCAAGCGGGCGTCGGTGGCGCTCGAGCTGCTGACCGGTCCGTCGTTGCTGATCCTGGATGAGCCGACGTCCGGCCTGGACCCGGCGCTCGACCGTCAGGTGATGACGATGCTGCGGGACCTGGCCGACGCCGGTCGTGTGGTCCTGGTGGTCACGCACTCGCTGACCTACTTGGACGTCTGCGATCAGGTGCTGCTGTTGGCACCGGGCGGCATGACGGCCTTCTGCGGGCCGCCGAGCCAGATCGGTCCGGAACTGGGCACCACCAACTGGGCCGACATCTTCTCGTCGGTCGCCGGCGATCCGGAGGCGGCGCACCAGCGATTCCTGGAGCGCTCCGGCCCGCCGCCACCGCAGCCGCCCGCGGCAGCACCGGCTGATCTCGGCGCGCCGGCGAAGACGTCGCTGCTGCGACAGTTCTCCACCATCGCCCGACGACAGGTGAAGCTGGTCCTGGCCGACCGCGCCTACACCGCGTTCCTGTTGTTCTTGCCGTTCATCATGGGCGTGCTGTCGCTGTCGGTGCCCGGTGGCGGACCGAACAAGTCGAGTGTGGGCTTCGGTAAACCACTCCCGGCCGGCCCGCCCGATTTCGGCGCCGCGCCGAGCGAACCGGGCCAGATCCTGGTGATGATGAACGTCGGCGCGATCTTCATGGGCACCGCGCTGACCATTCGCGCCCTGATCGGCGAGCGGGCGATCTTCCGTCGGGAACAGGCCGTCGGCCTCTCGACCACCGCGTACCTGGCGGCCAAGATCGCGGTGTTCACCGCATTCGCGGTTGTCCAGTCCTCGATCGTGGTGGCCATCACGATCCTGGGTAAGGGCTGGGGCGCGGGCGCGGTCACCAACGGCGCGGTGATACCGAGCCGCAACATCGAGATGTTCATCGACATCTCGATGACGTGTGTGGCTGCGGCCATGACGGGTCTGGCGTTGTCCGGCTTGGCCAAATCAGCCGAGCAGATCATGCCGCTGCTGGTGGTAGCCGTGATGAGCCAGTTGGTGTTCTCCGGCGGCTTGATTCCGGTGACCGGCCGCGTCGTGCTCGATCAGTTGTCGTGGCTCACCCCCGCGCGCTGGGGTTTTGCCTCGTCGTCGTCGACCATCGATCTGACACGACTGGTACCCGAGCCGCTGCTGCCCAACGACAAGTTCTGGCACCACACCACCGGCGCCTGGTGGTTCGACATCGGCGCCCTGGTGCTGCTGTCGGCCTGCTATCTCGGCTTCGTGCGCTGGCGGATCCGCCTCAAGGCCGACTAA
- a CDS encoding pentapeptide repeat-containing protein codes for MTVPDEHWQDTEFTGVVFRDEYDGDLSRLRTDRVVFTDCDFSGVNLTESEHSGSAFRNCTFRRTSLAHSTFRHCTLLGSTFTECLMRPITMVEVDLRLAVLAGCDLRAVDLTDCRLSEASLVGTDLRKAVLRAADLRGARVQNAKFEQADLRAARMDATFWTTAGLRGARIDVDQAIAYAVAHGLDLSS; via the coding sequence GTGACGGTTCCCGACGAGCACTGGCAAGACACAGAATTCACCGGAGTCGTCTTTCGCGACGAGTATGACGGTGACCTGAGCCGGCTGCGCACCGACCGGGTTGTCTTCACCGACTGCGACTTCAGCGGCGTCAATCTCACCGAATCCGAGCATTCCGGCTCGGCGTTCCGCAACTGCACCTTCCGGAGGACCTCGCTGGCACACAGCACATTCCGGCACTGCACCTTGCTGGGGTCGACGTTCACCGAGTGCTTGATGCGGCCCATCACCATGGTCGAGGTGGACCTGCGGCTCGCGGTGCTGGCCGGTTGCGATCTGCGTGCGGTGGATTTGACCGACTGCCGGTTGTCGGAAGCCTCGCTCGTCGGCACCGACCTGCGCAAGGCCGTGCTGCGCGCCGCCGATCTGCGCGGCGCGCGCGTGCAGAACGCGAAGTTCGAGCAGGCGGATCTGCGCGCGGCCCGCATGGACGCGACGTTCTGGACCACGGCCGGGTTGCGCGGCGCCCGTATCGACGTCGACCAGGCCATCGCCTACGCCGTCGCCCACGGCCTGGATTTGTCGTCCTGA